The genomic interval ATAGTTTTTCTCTCCTATGACCGTATTTCTTTTTCCCCAGAAGGCATTTGGTTTGTCCACGtgattatttgatttatttgcttTGGTCTCCTTATTTAGATGTTTTAAATCACTTTATAAATCTGTTAATGAAACGAAGTGAATATGGGCAGCCTGCTTCATGTCCCATTGGGGCTTGAAGGCTTCTAGTTTGGAGCAGGGATTTAACACCTTGGTGTTATATCGGTTTGCTCTCTGTAATGGCCCTAATCATGACGGTTTCTGTGATGTTCTTGAACATCCTAAACGCTTTAGGCCGTCTTACTGTAAAAGTTTTACAAAGGGTTTAAAAATGGGCGCCAAAACAGGAAAGCGATCCCAACCACACGTCAAATCTATTTTTAGAATGGATTTTGTCCATTGTGGAGGAGattttaaatctgtgtttttttcctagttAAAatcataatataataataatttagttaGAAATATGCAAACCCAGACTATAAGTCAAGTCAGTCCCAGGAAACCAACCGATTTAATTTAACTACCATTGCTGATAAAATGAAAGGTCAGATCTCCAGCAAGAGTTTCTATATAAGCAGATGCTTAATGACAATCATTCCTGTACTGAGTGATTGAAATCTCCAACACTGTACACTGCCACACTGTTTCATGTGTGTTGTCTTCCAAGCTCGATCATTTTTATATCATTTTCATGTTTATGTTTCTACAGAATGCCTGCCTCGAAGAGAGAATCGTCTCCTCCTGAATCACAGTCCAAGAtgaggaaggtagaagaggatgGAGAAGATTTACAATCTGAAACTGGACCAACTAGCAAGTCTCCCAAGACAGGAACCCCGCGGGCTAAGAAAAAAAGGTCTTCTTCTGTCGAGGATGGAAACGAACTATTAAAAGAGAGTTCTCCTTCAAGTGATTCCAGTACAGCCCCAGCCTCAGACCCACCTCTGAAAAAAGCCAAGCTACTGCAAGCCACAAGTGCCTCCTGTGGAGAAGCTCCATCACAGAGAGCGAACTCCAGAGGTTCCCTGAAACGGACCGCCTCAACAGAGTCTGATGAGGATCTGAGCGGCGAAGAGAGCAAGGCGGAGTTCTTCAGAGAGGGGAACAACGACGACAAGGTCCGCCACGTCAGAAAATATTCCAACAAAGCTAAGCGCAAAGCAGAGGATGGCACTTGTGACCCGCCAGACACAAGCCACGATCCATCATCTGCACCATCGGAATCTGTACAGGTCGAGCACAATTATGGTAGATTCACAGATTCATCATCCTCTCAAAGCTTAACGGACACTAATGAGAACAAAGAAACTTCACTCGATGCACCTGAGAATACGTCAACGGATGCCTCGGCGTCTGAAACAGGGCGGTTTGACCCTCCAGCGGAAGAAATTAaacttttggaaataaaaagccAAGATAATGAAACATCTACGAGAGAAACTGTGGGCCGTCCTCCATGTGAGGGCGAGGAAAAGAGAGATAAAGTTGTGTCCGCTGAGATCACAAAGGGCCCAGATAATGAAACACTAGCGACGTCAGAGGAAACACTACGCTCAGTTCCTGGAGATGTGAATTCAAGCAGTGGAGGTGAAAATCTTGTTGCAACAAGGACTGGTTCAACATATAGATCAGACGGTAACTTTCACCCGAGCCTGCAATCTCTTCCTGAAGAAAATCAGTGCAatctaaaatgtgaaataacTGGAGGCGAGCACGATGAGGGGAAAGAACCCGAAACGAGAGCAATCGCTGCAGACCTGAGCTCTGGTAAAGTTAACAAAGTGGCGGCGGAGAAAACAAACTCTCCTTCAATACAAGCGGAAAATTGTAGTCCAGAAGCCCAGGCTGAGGGAATAGCAACACAAGCAGACTCCTTTACTATTTCAGAGACTCGGGCGGCTTTAAAAGCGGACTCGAATGCTGCAGACGCTCACAATGTGCTTCCAGGAAAAGGCGGTGGCCTGTGTGAGGATTTGAACAAAATGCATGACAGTTCTGAAGAAAAACTTgaagaaagcagcagagaacGCGTCTATTCCCAGTCTCCTCACATCGGTGCTGGGTCTGAAAACTCTGCAGAAGAGCAGAATCATAGCTTTGTGGTCCATGACACCCAGCCTGAGTGTCGTGATATTTGCGATAAAACTCAAACAGAGGACCTCTATGAAAACGTCGTAGTCTCAGCGGCTCAAATAACATCTGGAGAAGATATTCAGCGTCAGGAGAATCACGTTATTCAAGACGGCGGGACCAAAGTAAAATCTTTAAACGAGGAGAAAGATACCGTCATGAACGTTCATTGTGCTGCTGTACCAAAGATCCAAGAGAAAAAGGATTCACAGACTTCAAATCAGAGTGCTACGGTTGGTTCACAAATCCGGCAATCTGCTGCCAACTTGTCCACAGACTGTCACAGGGAGGAAAATGTTGGGACACTAAACAAAGAAACTTCGAGTGGAGCCGAGGaactaaacaaaacagaattacAGATTGGTATTTCTTCAGATATCTTAAATACTGGTCCTTCTGTGGAAATTCAAAAGCAGGAAATCCAGGAGGTCAGGGAATCTCCCACAGTTGTGTATGCTCAGATACACGATCATGTTACAGTTGATGAATTTGAAAATACGGAAATTCGCGAAGAATGCAAGGGTCATACTGGGATGGAAACACAGCTTGTTAAAGCTTCGGAGATTTTACAACAGGAATCGAATGTACCAATGCTGGAGAACCAAGGTGGCTCCACAGTAGTACTTGATGAAAGTAAAAAAGATGCAAAGTCTGCAGAATATCTTGCTACAACAGGTGAGAGTATAACGGAAGTTGATATCCAGAGCTTAAGTATATCTAAGCAGGCCTCTGACGGGACTCTGATAGGGGTATCGCACCAGCAGATGAAACGGTTGGTCAGTGAACCCACCATAGGCATATCTGAGGAAGCTCCGAAAGATCTGGACGATGCACATGGCGCTGCTAAGACTCTCATAGATGAAGAAAATGAGGTTATGTTGAACTTTGCTGCTATGGAAGAAACTGAAAACAAACTGTCTGTTGAACCAACCAGTGATGGACCTAACAGAGCAAAGAAAGATCTGGAGAATGCAAATTGTGCTGCTCAGAGTCAAACAGAAGATGTAGAAGCTTTAGACTCCAAGGAGGAGGTCTGTAATGTTGCAACGATTGAAAAGAGGCATAGCCAGTTGTTTCCTGAACCCATAACCGAGATACCCAAAGAAGCTTTCAGGGATCAGGACGGTCTCTGTGGCGCTCAGACTCAAATCAGAGATAATGACCAGTCTGTAGCAACATCTGAGGAGGTCTCTAATTTTGCTCCTGTAGAAGACATGCAAACCCAGGGAGTCAGGGAACCGACCGTAACGATACCTGAAGTTCACAAAGATGAGGATGGTCAAGACCAGACTCAGACTCATATCCAAGAGGAGGTTCCTAACACTGCATCTATTGAAGAAATGCAAACCCAGATGGTCAGTGAAGCACCGACAGACATACAGAGCGAAGGACAGACGGCTGTGGAGGATGCAAGCTGTGCAGATCAGACACCAGTCCAAGTAGACGTTACATATCAGGAGGTTCCTAACATTGCATGTATAGAAGAAACGCAAACCCAGCTGGTCAGTGAACCTGCCATTAGCGACAAAGCTCATGGAAATCTGGAAAATGCTGATTGTTGGATCAGAGCCGGTGCTGAGAGTTATAATGAAGACAATAAAGAGGTTGTAGCTACACCCCAGACAGTCTCTGCTATTACTCCTGTAGAGGAAATGCAAACCCAGACAGCCACTGAAGCACCGACAGGCATACCCAGTGAAGGACAGACGGATGTGGAGGATGCAAGCTGTGCAGGTCAGACTCCAATCCAAGTAGATGTTACATCTGAGGAGGTTCCTAACATTGCATCTATAGAAGAAACGCAACCCCAGCTGGTCAGTGAACCTGCCATTAGCGACAAAGTTCGTGGAAATCTGGAGAAGGCTGATTGTTGGATCAGTGCTGGTGCTGAGAGTTACAAAGAAGACGAGACACAGGTCATAGCTACACCCCAGACAGTCTCTGCTATTACTCCTGTAGAAGAAATGCAAACCCAAACGGTCACTGAAGCACCGACAGGCATACCCAGTGAAGGACAGACAGATGTGGAGAATGCAAGCTGTGCAGTTCACACTCCAATCCAAGTAGATGTTACATCCGAGGAGGTTCCTAACATTGCATCTATAGAAGAAACGCAACCCCAGCTGGTCAGTGAACCTGCCCTTAGCGACAAAGCTCATGGAAATCTGGAAAAGGCTGATTGTTGGATCAGGGCCAGTGCTGAGAGTTATAATGAAGACAATAAAGAGGTTGTATCTACACCCCAAATGGTCTCTGCTATTACTCCTGTAGAAGAAATGCAAACCCAGACGGTCACTGAAGCACCGACAGGCATACCCAGCGAAGGACAGACGGATGTGGAGGATGCAAGCTGTGCACATCAGACTCCAATCCAAGTAGAGGTTCCTAACATTGCATCTATAGAAGAAACGCAACCCCAGCTGGTCAGTGAACCCGCCCTTAGCGACAAAGTTCGTGGAAATCTGGAGAATGCTAATTGTTGGATCAGTACTGGTGCTGAGAGTTACAAAGAAGACAATACACAGGTCATAGCTACACCCCAGACGGTCTCTGCTAACACTCCTAGAGAAGACATGCAAACCCAGACGGTCACTGAAGCACCGACAGGCATACCCAGTGAAGGACAGACAGATGTGAAGGATGCAAGATGTGCAGGTCAGACTCCAATCCAAGTAGATGTTACATCTGAGGAGGTTCCTAACATTGCATCTATAGAAGAAACGCAACCCCAGCTGGTCAGTGAACCCGCCCTTAGCGACAAAGTTCGTGGAAATCTGGAGAATGCTGATTGTTGGATCAGTGCTGGTGCTGAGAGTTACAAAGAAGACAATACACAGGTCATAGCTACACCCCAGACAGTCTCTGCTATTACTCCTGTAGAAGACATGCAAACCCAGATGGTCTATGAAGCACCAACAGACATATCTAATGAAACGCAGACATGTCTGGAGAACGCAAGCTGCGGGGTTCAGACTCCAGTTGAAGTTGATGTCGCATCAGAGAAGCTTTCTAACATAGTTGTAGAGGAGATGCAAACCCAGGGCATCAGTAAACCCACTGCTGATATGTCCGATGAAGCTCATAAGCAACTGGAAAATGCACATCCTGGAAGCTGTGAAGAAGTTACACGTGTTTCTTCCAATACTCAATCAGAAACTGTGGGAGAAGTTGTTGCCACTCCACAAGAGGGCGCTACATTTGTTACCATAGAAGAAATGCAAAGCCAACTGGTTAGTGAACCTGCCACTGACATTAACGACAAGGTGCAGGGAGATCAGGACAATGGAGGCTTTGCTGCTGAGACTCAAAGTGAAGTTGAAGCTACGTCAGATGATTTCTGCCCTGTTTCTCCCGTCGAAGAGATGCAATCCCAGCTGGTCAGTAAACGCACCGTTGGCGTACAAGATGAGGCTGATAGAAATCTGGAAAATGTAAACTCTACAAACAGGGAAGGTGGTGTATGCGTTTCTATTGCTGGTCAGAGTGGAATACAAACTGCAGAGGAAATCGTAGGCGCGTCTATAAATGCATCTGTAGAAGAAATGCAAACTCAGCCGGTCAGTGAACCCACCACTGGCATACCTCAGGAAGCAAATGACTGTC from Fundulus heteroclitus isolate FHET01 chromosome 21, MU-UCD_Fhet_4.1, whole genome shotgun sequence carries:
- the LOC118557000 gene encoding mucin-17-like isoform X1, with the protein product MPASKRESSPPESQSKMRKVEEDGEDLQSETGPTSKSPKTGTPRAKKKRSSSVEDGNELLKESSPSSDSSTAPASDPPLKKAKLLQATSASCGEAPSQRANSRGSLKRTASTESDEDLSGEESKAEFFREGNNDDKVRHVRKYSNKAKRKAEDGTCDPPDTSHDPSSAPSESVQVEHNYGRFTDSSSSQSLTDTNENKETSLDAPENTSTDASASETGRFDPPAEEIKLLEIKSQDNETSTRETVGRPPCEGEEKRDKVVSAEITKGPDNETLATSEETLRSVPGDVNSSSGGENLVATRTGSTYRSDGNFHPSLQSLPEENQCNLKCEITGGEHDEGKEPETRAIAADLSSGKVNKVAAEKTNSPSIQAENCSPEAQAEGIATQADSFTISETRAALKADSNAADAHNVLPGKGGGLCEDLNKMHDSSEEKLEESSRERVYSQSPHIGAGSENSAEEQNHSFVVHDTQPECRDICDKTQTEDLYENVVVSAAQITSGEDIQRQENHVIQDGGTKVKSLNEEKDTVMNVHCAAVPKIQEKKDSQTSNQSATVGSQIRQSAANLSTDCHREENVGTLNKETSSGAEELNKTELQIGISSDILNTGPSVEIQKQEIQEVRESPTVVYAQIHDHVTVDEFENTEIREECKGHTGMETQLVKASEILQQESNVPMLENQGGSTVVLDESKKDAKSAEYLATTGESITEVDIQSLSISKQASDGTLIGVSHQQMKRLVSEPTIGISEEAPKDLDDAHGAAKTLIDEENEVMLNFAAMEETENKLSVEPTSDGPNRAKKDLENANCAAQSQTEDVEALDSKEEVCNVATIEKRHSQLFPEPITEIPKEAFRDQDGLCGAQTQIRDNDQSVATSEEVSNFAPVEDMQTQGVREPTVTIPEVHKDEDGQDQTQTHIQEEVPNTASIEEMQTQMVSEAPTDIQSEGQTAVEDASCADQTPVQVDVTYQEVPNIACIEETQTQLVSEPAISDKAHGNLENADCWIRAGAESYNEDNKEVVATPQTVSAITPVEEMQTQTATEAPTGIPSEGQTDVEDASCAGQTPIQVDVTSEEVPNIASIEETQPQLVSEPAISDKVRGNLEKADCWISAGAESYKEDETQVIATPQTVSAITPVEEMQTQTVTEAPTGIPSEGQTDVENASCAVHTPIQVDVTSEEVPNIASIEETQPQLVSEPALSDKAHGNLEKADCWIRASAESYNEDNKEVVSTPQMVSAITPVEEMQTQTVTEAPTGIPSEGQTDVEDASCAHQTPIQVEVPNIASIEETQPQLVSEPALSDKVRGNLENANCWISTGAESYKEDNTQVIATPQTVSANTPREDMQTQTVTEAPTGIPSEGQTDVKDARCAGQTPIQVDVTSEEVPNIASIEETQPQLVSEPALSDKVRGNLENADCWISAGAESYKEDNTQVIATPQTVSAITPVEDMQTQMVYEAPTDISNETQTCLENASCGVQTPVEVDVASEKLSNIVVEEMQTQGISKPTADMSDEAHKQLENAHPGSCEEVTRVSSNTQSETVGEVVATPQEGATFVTIEEMQSQLVSEPATDINDKVQGDQDNGGFAAETQSEVEATSDDFCPVSPVEEMQSQLVSKRTVGVQDEADRNLENVNSTNREGGVCVSIAGQSGIQTAEEIVGASINASVEEMQTQPVSEPTTGIPQEANDCQEHVSCQSTDAERVSAADQQGLQSNEIVATSQMVSDYTPVEAMQSHLVSEPTIYSRAQDDLEEDSCATSTPLEVVSEAPETKPQLVIEPTTDIHKEAQIDLDSASCASKTQAEVGSTSQKISSFGTCRGNSTTAGRHTQRSSSKS
- the LOC118557000 gene encoding uncharacterized protein LOC118557000 isoform X2 codes for the protein MPASKRESSPPESQSKMRKVEEDGEDLQSETGPTSKSPKTGTPRAKKKRSSSVEDGNELLKESSPSSDSSTAPASDPPLKKAKLLQATSASCGEAPSQRANSRGSLKRTASTESDEDLSGEESKAEFFREGNNDDKVRHVRKYSNKAKRKAEDGTCDPPDTSHDPSSAPSESVQVEHNYGRFTDSSSSQSLTDTNENKETSLDAPENTSTDASASETGRFDPPAEEIKLLEIKSQDNETSTRETVGRPPCEGEEKRDKVVSAEITKGPDNETLATSEETLRSVPGDVNSSSGGENLVATRTGSTYRSDGNFHPSLQSLPEENQCNLKCEITGGEHDEGKEPETRAIAADLSSGKVNKVAAEKTNSPSIQAENCSPEAQAEGIATQADSFTISETRAALKADSNAADAHNVLPGKGGGLCEDLNKMHDSSEEKLEESSRERVYSQSPHIGAGSENSAEEQNHSFVVHDTQPECRDICDKTQTEDLYENVVVSAAQITSGEDIQRQENHVIQDGGTKVKSLNEEKDTVMNVHCAAVPKIQEKKDSQTSNQSATVGSQIRQSAANLSTDCHREENVGTLNKETSSGAEELNKTELQIGISSDILNTGPSVEIQKQEIQEVRESPTVVYAQIHDHVTVDEFENTEIREECKGHTGMETQLVKASEILQQESNVPMLENQGGSTVVLDESKKDAKSAEYLATTGESITEVDIQSLSISKQASDGTLIGVSHQQMKRLVSEPTIGISEEAPKDLDDAHGAAKTLIDEENEVMLNFAAMEETENKLSVEPTSDGPNRAKKDLENANCAAQSQTEDVEALDSKEEVCNVATIEKRHSQLFPEPITEIPKEAFRDQDGLCGAQTQIRDNDQSVATSEEVSNFAPVEDMQTQGVREPTVTIPEVHKDEDGQDQTQTHIQEEVPNTASIEEMQTQMVSEAPTDIQSEGQTAVEDASCADQTPVQVDVTYQEVPNIACIEETQTQLVSEPAISDKAHGNLENADCWIRAGAESYNEDNKEVVATPQTVSAITPVEEMQTQTATEAPTGIPSEGQTDVEDASCAGQTPIQVDVTSEEVPNIASIEETQPQLVSEPAISDKVRGNLEKADCWISAGAESYKEDETQVIATPQTVSAITPVEEMQTQTVTEAPTGIPSEGQTDVENASCAVHTPIQVDVTSEEVPNIASIEETQPQLVSEPALSDKVRGNLENANCWISTGAESYKEDNTQVIATPQTVSANTPREDMQTQTVTEAPTGIPSEGQTDVKDARCAGQTPIQVDVTSEEVPNIASIEETQPQLVSEPALSDKVRGNLENADCWISAGAESYKEDNTQVIATPQTVSAITPVEDMQTQMVYEAPTDISNETQTCLENASCGVQTPVEVDVASEKLSNIVVEEMQTQGISKPTADMSDEAHKQLENAHPGSCEEVTRVSSNTQSETVGEVVATPQEGATFVTIEEMQSQLVSEPATDINDKVQGDQDNGGFAAETQSEVEATSDDFCPVSPVEEMQSQLVSKRTVGVQDEADRNLENVNSTNREGGVCVSIAGQSGIQTAEEIVGASINASVEEMQTQPVSEPTTGIPQEANDCQEHVSCQSTDAERVSAADQQGLQSNEIVATSQMVSDYTPVEAMQSHLVSEPTIYSRAQDDLEEDSCATSTPLEVVSEAPETKPQLVIEPTTDIHKEAQIDLDSASCASKTQAEVGSTSQKISSFGTCRGNSTTAGRHTQRSSSKS
- the LOC118557000 gene encoding uncharacterized protein LOC118557000 isoform X4 produces the protein MPASKRESSPPESQSKMRKVEEDGEDLQSETGPTSKSPKTGTPRAKKKRSSSVEDGNELLKESSPSSDSSTAPASDPPLKKAKLLQATSASCGEAPSQRANSRGSLKRTASTESDEDLSGEESKAEFFREGNNDDKVRHVRKYSNKAKRKAEDGTCDPPDTSHDPSSAPSESVQVEHNYGRFTDSSSSQSLTDTNENKETSLDAPENTSTDASASETGRFDPPAEEIKLLEIKSQDNETSTRETVGRPPCEGEEKRDKVVSAEITKGPDNETLATSEETLRSVPGDVNSSSGGENLVATRTGSTYRSDGNFHPSLQSLPEENQCNLKCEITGGEHDEGKEPETRAIAADLSSGKVNKVAAEKTNSPSIQAENCSPEAQAEGIATQADSFTISETRAALKADSNAADAHNVLPGKGGGLCEDLNKMHDSSEEKLEESSRERVYSQSPHIGAGSENSAEEQNHSFVVHDTQPECRDICDKTQTEDLYENVVVSAAQITSGEDIQRQENHVIQDGGTKVKSLNEEKDTVMNVHCAAVPKIQEKKDSQTSNQSATVGSQIRQSAANLSTDCHREENVGTLNKETSSGAEELNKTELQIGISSDILNTGPSVEIQKQEIQEVRESPTVVYAQIHDHVTVDEFENTEIREECKGHTGMETQLVKASEILQQESNVPMLENQGGSTVVLDESKKDAKSAEYLATTGESITEVDIQSLSISKQASDGTLIGVSHQQMKRLVSEPTIGISEEAPKDLDDAHGAAKTLIDEENEVMLNFAAMEETENKLSVEPTSDGPNRAKKDLENANCAAQSQTEDVEALDSKEEVCNVATIEKRHSQLFPEPITEIPKEAFRDQDGLCGAQTQIRDNDQSVATSEEVSNFAPVEDMQTQGVREPTVTIPEVHKDEDGQDQTQTHIQEEVPNTASIEEMQTQMVSEAPTDIQSEGQTAVEDASCADQTPVQVDVTYQEVPNIACIEETQTQLVSEPAISDKAHGNLENADCWIRAGAESYNEDNKEVVATPQTVSAITPVEEMQTQTATEAPTGIPSEGQTDVEDASCAGQTPIQVDVTSEEVPNIASIEETQPQLVSEPALSDKVRGNLENANCWISTGAESYKEDNTQVIATPQTVSANTPREDMQTQTVTEAPTGIPSEGQTDVKDARCAGQTPIQVDVTSEEVPNIASIEETQPQLVSEPALSDKVRGNLENADCWISAGAESYKEDNTQVIATPQTVSAITPVEDMQTQMVYEAPTDISNETQTCLENASCGVQTPVEVDVASEKLSNIVVEEMQTQGISKPTADMSDEAHKQLENAHPGSCEEVTRVSSNTQSETVGEVVATPQEGATFVTIEEMQSQLVSEPATDINDKVQGDQDNGGFAAETQSEVEATSDDFCPVSPVEEMQSQLVSKRTVGVQDEADRNLENVNSTNREGGVCVSIAGQSGIQTAEEIVGASINASVEEMQTQPVSEPTTGIPQEANDCQEHVSCQSTDAERVSAADQQGLQSNEIVATSQMVSDYTPVEAMQSHLVSEPTIYSRAQDDLEEDSCATSTPLEVVSEAPETKPQLVIEPTTDIHKEAQIDLDSASCASKTQAEVGSTSQKISSFGTCRGNSTTAGRHTQRSSSKS
- the LOC118557000 gene encoding uncharacterized protein LOC118557000 isoform X3, translated to MPASKRESSPPESQSKMRKVEEDGEDLQSETGPTSKSPKTGTPRAKKKRSSSVEDGNELLKESSPSSDSSTAPASDPPLKKAKLLQATSASCGEAPSQRANSRGSLKRTASTESDEDLSGEESKAEFFREGNNDDKVRHVRKYSNKAKRKAEDGTCDPPDTSHDPSSAPSESVQVEHNYGRFTDSSSSQSLTDTNENKETSLDAPENTSTDASASETGRFDPPAEEIKLLEIKSQDNETSTRETVGRPPCEGEEKRDKVVSAEITKGPDNETLATSEETLRSVPGDVNSSSGGENLVATRTGSTYRSDGNFHPSLQSLPEENQCNLKCEITGGEHDEGKEPETRAIAADLSSGKVNKVAAEKTNSPSIQAENCSPEAQAEGIATQADSFTISETRAALKADSNAADAHNVLPGKGGGLCEDLNKMHDSSEEKLEESSRERVYSQSPHIGAGSENSAEEQNHSFVVHDTQPECRDICDKTQTEDLYENVVVSAAQITSGEDIQRQENHVIQDGGTKVKSLNEEKDTVMNVHCAAVPKIQEKKDSQTSNQSATVGSQIRQSAANLSTDCHREENVGTLNKETSSGAEELNKTELQIGISSDILNTGPSVEIQKQEIQEVRESPTVVYAQIHDHVTVDEFENTEIREECKGHTGMETQLVKASEILQQESNVPMLENQGGSTVVLDESKKDAKSAEYLATTGESITEVDIQSLSISKQASDGTLIGVSHQQMKRLVSEPTIGISEEAPKDLDDAHGAAKTLIDEENEVMLNFAAMEETENKLSVEPTSDGPNRAKKDLENANCAAQSQTEDVEALDSKEEVCNVATIEKRHSQLFPEPITEIPKEAFRDQDGLCGAQTQIRDNDQSVATSEEVSNFAPVEDMQTQGVREPTVTIPEVHKDEDGQDQTQTHIQEEVPNTASIEEMQTQMVSEAPTDIQSEGQTAVEDASCADQTPVQVDVTYQEVPNIACIEETQTQLVSEPAISDKAHGNLENADCWIRAGAESYNEDNKEVVATPQTVSAITPVEEMQTQTATEAPTGIPSEGQTDVEDASCAGQTPIQVDVTSEEVPNIASIEETQPQLVSEPAISDKVRGNLEKADCWISAGAESYKEDETQVIATPQTVSAITPVEEMQTQTVTEAPTGIPSEGQTDVENASCAVHTPIQVDVTSEEVPNIASIEETQPQLVSEPALSDKAHGNLEKADCWIRASAESYNEDNKEVVSTPQMVSAITPVEEMQTQTVTEAPTGIPSEGQTDVEDASCAHQTPIQVEVPNIASIEETQPQLVSEPALSDKVRGNLENADCWISAGAESYKEDNTQVIATPQTVSAITPVEDMQTQMVYEAPTDISNETQTCLENASCGVQTPVEVDVASEKLSNIVVEEMQTQGISKPTADMSDEAHKQLENAHPGSCEEVTRVSSNTQSETVGEVVATPQEGATFVTIEEMQSQLVSEPATDINDKVQGDQDNGGFAAETQSEVEATSDDFCPVSPVEEMQSQLVSKRTVGVQDEADRNLENVNSTNREGGVCVSIAGQSGIQTAEEIVGASINASVEEMQTQPVSEPTTGIPQEANDCQEHVSCQSTDAERVSAADQQGLQSNEIVATSQMVSDYTPVEAMQSHLVSEPTIYSRAQDDLEEDSCATSTPLEVVSEAPETKPQLVIEPTTDIHKEAQIDLDSASCASKTQAEVGSTSQKISSFGTCRGNSTTAGRHTQRSSSKS